From one Montipora capricornis isolate CH-2021 chromosome 10, ASM3666992v2, whole genome shotgun sequence genomic stretch:
- the LOC138018663 gene encoding uncharacterized protein, protein MATGPEYTKEQLNYFRICYITTNVIPEGLRTIFKQQWDNRYKTTLGEWKDNPQNGLNFKNQELPRTQARNAKLLATIVVGNRAEWDCTMLFYAILYSDCIGSTLNATIESNVDALRIFRNQHFAHLPQGQLTKLEFQNAIGKVAAAFLALGLSDVNIKDIRNQTSFPTNELTKVLQQVKDLEDELKETEQNRKVLQEQLQSDAPPFCVLPPKPSHEIAGRDCEVEEIAQKGKRLKEANENHLSYLYISGNSGSGKSQLSALVAEKWFEEETKVANMKAFVMTLNAQNLDSVFESYVSFARNLKCPEDAVLQNLKNKDMETKEKITNIKSLVSTKVELYCSWLLIVDNVVSLHEISCHLPERGSTKWRNGQVLITSQDTAAIPSETSFIHHISVSKGMRLYDAISLLISISGIDNDDTANEVVQALDYQPLALASAATFVQQVRETKSSSNFGWKDYLQKLSKGQRANTEAFLAKSNPSYPNSMTAAISLAVDRVMSSDKVLNHAFHFISFCAQQPLNLELLINYVLNFQNKNDSSAADELNDADIVGLRIRKSSLFLLEEDGSDVFVRVHRIVRDVIQRKIAEEYLKTENFKVLDGAITSFYQFAVDKSLLSLDSVTKSLHLIPHLRCLMTEIVNAMDAGDISKLGKSNNLSVKYYPHYFITLGNICLFHCDYSTAKTFGIQALNLSNHNDVFEGEVEKANDQPGSQCVDVATCFDYLGAVLRKQGDVSEEKDYCERALAIREEKLGSQHIDVATTFNNLGNVLCAQRDLEQAKDYYERALAITEEKLGSQHIDVANIFSNLGCVLMDQGDLERAKDYHERALAIHEEKLGSLHIDVATTFNNLGNVLCAQGDLEQAREYHERALAITEEKLGSQHIDVATTFNNLGNVLRAQGDLEQAREYHERALAITEEKLGSRHIAVATTVNNLGNVLSDQGDLEQAKDYYERALAITEEKLGSQHIDVATTFNNLGCVLRAQGDLEQAREYHERALAIREEKFGSRHCCNVL, encoded by the coding sequence ATGGCGACTGGTCCGGAATACACCAAGGAACAGCTGAATTACTTCAGGATCTGCTACATCACCACAAACGTAATACCTGAGGGTCTTCGGACAATCTTTAAACAACAGTGGGACAATCGCTACAAGACGACACTGGGAGAATGGAAAGACAACCCCCAGAATGGACTGAACTTCAAAAACCAGGAGTTGCCACGAACCCAAGCAAGAAATGCAAAGCTTTTAGCAACCATAGTTGTTGGAAACAGAGCAGAATGGGACTGCACCATGCTCTTTTACGCTATCCTTTACTCCGATTGTATCGGGAGCACTCTAAACGCCACGATTGAATCAAACGTGGATGCTCTAAGAATTTTTCGTAATCAACACTTCGCTCATTTGCCACAGGGTCAGCTCACAAAGCTAGAGTTCCAAAATGCCATAGGAAAAGTCGCGGCGGCATTTCTGGCACTTGGCCTGTCCGATGTGAACATTAAGGACATTAGAAACCAAACGAGTTTTCCAACAAACGAGTTGACCAAAGTACTCCAACAAGTTAAAGATCTGGAAGACGAACTAAAAGAAACAGAACAGAATCGAAAAGTCCTTCAAGAGCAGTTGCAGAGTGACGCTCCTCCATTTTGTGTTCTCCCTCCCAAGCCATCACACGAAATTGCTGGACGAGATTGTGAGGTGGAAGAAATAGCTCAAAAGGGAAAACGACTAAAGGAAGCCAACGAAAACCATTTGAGTTACCTGTACATCTCAGGAAACTCGGGAAGCGGCAAATCTCAGTTGAGCGCTCTCGTTGCGGAGAAATGGTTTGAGGAAGAAACAAAGGTCGCAAACATGAAGGCATTTGTAATGACTCTAAATGCGCAAAACCTCGATTCAGTCTTCGAGTCTTATGTTTCTTTTGCTCGAAATCTTAAATGTCCGGAAGATGCAGTGTTGCAGAATCTTAAAAATAAAGATATGGAAACAAAGGAGAAGATCACAAACATAAAGTCCTTAGTTAGTACCAAAGTGGAGCTTTACTGTTCCTGGCTGTTGATAGTGGACAACGTCGTGAGTTTACATGAAATAAGTTGTCATTTGCCAGAAAGGGGAAGTACGAAATGGCGTAACGGTCAAGTGTTAATAACATCCCAAGACACCGCTGCTATACCTTCAGAAACGTCTTTCATTCATCACATATCTGTGAGCAAGGGCATGAGGTTATATGACGCGATTTCTTTATTAATCTCCATCTCTGGCATCGATAACGATGACACCGCAAACGAAGTTGTGCAGGCATTAGATTATCAACCCCTTGCCTTAGCAAGCGCCGCCACGTTTGTCCAACAAGTACGAGAAACCAAATCATCCTCTAACTTTGGCTGGAAAGATTATCTACAGAAGCTTTCCAAAGGTCAGCGCGCTAACACTGAGGCCTTCCTTGCCAAATCAAATCCAAGCTATCCAAACTCCATGACCGCCGCGATATCATTGGCTGTTGACCGTGTGATGTCATCTGATAAGGTTTTAAATCACGCATTccatttcatttctttctgtGCTCAGCAACCATTAAACCTGGAACTTTTGATCAACTACGTTCTGAATTTCCAGAACAAAAACGATAGTAGCGCAGCAGACGAACTTAATGATGCAGATATTGTTGGTTTGAGGATTCGAAAAAGCTCACTGTTTTTACTTGAAGAAGACGGCAGTGACGTCTTCGTTCGCGTTCATCGGATTGTGAGAGATGTTATCCAAAGAAAAATTGCTGAGGAATATTTGAAAACTGAGAACTTTAAAGTTCTTGATGGGGCTATTACGTCTTTTTACCAATTTGCAGTTGATAAAAGTCTCCTTAGTTTAGATTCCGTCACTAAAAGCTTGCACTTAATACCGCATTTAAGATGCCTAATGACCGAAATTGTAAATGCTATGGATGCAGGAGACATATCTAAGCTTGGGAAAAGTAATAATTTAAGCGTGAAATATTATCCACATTATTTTATCACATTGGGAAATATCTGTCTTTTTCATTGTGATTATAGTACAGCCAAAACATTTGGCATTCAGGCACTTAATTTGAGTAACCataacgatgtttttgaaggAGAGGTCGAAAAAGCCAATGACCAGCCTGGTTCTCAATGTGTCGATGTCGCAACATGTTTTGACTATTTGGGTGCTGTACTAAGAAAACAGGGTGAtgtttctgaagaaaaagattATTGtgagcgtgctcttgctattcgcgaagaaaagcttggttctcagcatatcgatgtcgcaacAACTTTTAACAATTTGGGTAATGTACTTTGTGCCCAACgtgacctggaacaagcaaaagattattatgagcgtgctcttgctattaccgaagaaaagcttggttctcagcatatcgatgtcgcaaacatttttagcaatttgggttGTGTACTTATGGATCAAGGTGACCTGGAAAGAGCAAAAGATTATCATGAACGTGCTCTTGCTATTCAcgaagaaaagcttggttctctgcatatcgatgtcgcaacAACTTTTAACAATTTGGGTAATGTACTTTGTGCCCAAGGCGACCTGGAACAAGCAAGAGAGTATCATGAGCGTGCCCTTGCTATTACcgaagaaaagcttggttctcagcatatcgatgtcgcaacCACTTTTAACAATTTGGGTAATGTACTTCGTGCccaaggtgacctggaacaagcaagAGAGTATCAtgagcgtgctcttgctattaccgaagaaaagcttggttctcGGCATATCGCTGTCGCAACAACTGTAAACAATTTGGGTAATGTACTTTCTGATcaaggtgacctggaacaagcaaaagattattatgagcgtgctcttgctattaccgaagaaaagcttggttctcagcatatcgatgtcgcaacAACTTTTAACAATTTGGGTTGTGTACTTCGTGCccaaggtgacctggaacaagcaagAGAGTATCAtgagcgtgctcttgctattcgTGAAGAAAAGTTTGGTTCTCGGCATTGTTGCAATGTTTTATGA